CAGTGATACCTAAAGCAACAGCATGTGCCATTATGATAACGATCTGGAAAGCAAATAATATATCATGAAGTGAGCATATTATGCCCACAtcttatcaaataatttaatttcattaaaaaaataaagtttctttataaaaagttaaatttaacaaagaacaacaaataaaaatatccaaGGTAATCCTGGTCATTCtcaaaataagtgaaaaaactataggaagcaaaaaaataataatgaagttcaatctccaattaaataaatgtcgaggaatgaaaataaaaaaccatgagctttaaaaaagcaaaataaaaacaaaaccaagcaAATTTTCTAAACCCAAGTTAGTCTTCAAAACTTGCAAACCATGAAATCCCAAActttaactcaataaaaaaacttaattcttagtcaatttaatgttgaaagattaaatcaaataaaaaaaataccgatttaaaattttttcgtAACAAACCCgaataaattttctaatataGGGTTAATCTTCCAAACTCACAGTCTATGAAATCCTAGACATGGACTCAATCAAGAATGTCAATTCttatccaatttaattttgaagggtataattgaaaaaaaaatataaattcaaaaaaattgttgaagtagaaaaaaataacagcatAGATAATGAAGATTAAATATGATAGGAAAAAactgaaagaaaatgaaatcgtaaaaataaaataaaattcattctaattttataaattatttaaaataaagcaaTTTGAAATGTACTTTTATAATTGAATGGTTAGATGCGAAAATACACTAAAATAGAgagaagcaaagaaaagatagaaaAGGCCACCCATACCAGAATGGAGATCAGGCGGCCATATGCGTTGCCCAGGGATGAAGAAGTCATTAAGATGATTTGAATGTCGCATCGAAAACCAGCATTTAGACACCAAATATCGCCTTACGCATTGCCTAAACAACATGAAAGTCTTGCACTCACACACACCAACcacttttgtattttaaataatattttatatttaaaaagataccAAATCACCCTGATAAACTTTACTGTATCAAaaaacccaagtaaaaaaaataaaaacactaatgggcgctaacttaatatatatttttttaactttaaatgtGATTCGGTCATTTCACTGtgcttaaaaaaaagatgaaaaatcttCTGCATGcgagtttaatattttttactttaaaggtatttaagttattttaaccgctaaaaaatgaaaagaccCATGTGTCCCCAATTGATCTACCAATGACCAATAgatcatttagaaaaaaatatcatattaccCTAGCAACAAGTTGATGGGTTTTGTTTGAAAAGGTAAAAATGATCATTTTATTGATCAAATCCACAACAAAACGTGTCTTGGTCTATGATAAAAGACTGAGCTCCTTTagatttttgttaatgttattgttCGCACTATCATtataatttgaacaaaaaaaaattattctagaccattataaattttttggcATTATCATTAAGCCcgacaaaacaatttaaatttgtaaaatcCAATCATTCTCTTTACTTAGCATAAGTTTTACATTAATTCATATGGGAGTTGTATAAAAAGTGACATTCATAACTAGAtatgtcaaaataaaataaaaatcaattaaaaataaaattcatgttcACCCTAATCAAACCTATAATTTAGGTTATGAAACTCTATTGagttgagttatttttttattttatcatataattcaattcaaatttaatattaaatatttttttttaaaataaacaaacaaatagcCAATAAAAACAAAGCCATGGGCCTATTATATAAAAACCTCAGACGCGTGCgtctatattttttgtttgtacgAGCGAAGGACTCACCccttttatcttgaaaataaaaagctaTGGTTGTCTATCACACAACAGCAAATAGTTGTGGTGTAGCTACGGAACAGGTTAACTAAAGTGAGCTACGGAACAAGTATGATATCAGAAGATCCAAATAGTATACTAACCTGGTTCGATGTTTATATGAATAGTAAAATTGGCTCCACGTGTTCTTAgttgttttgttaataattacataatttataCTGAAGACACGTATCGatgaacaataattaaatatgcAATAAGAAAACACAATGTCTCGATTAAGTTTTGGTGATGCATGGTTACAATATCATGACATAAGAGACAGGAAAGAGCCGAGACATGAGAAACATGTCTCTTTATCATTCCtattttaaatggaaaaaaataattttacaattactttaaaaacaatttattatatgTTCACGTTATTTTCTCTCCAATCAAACACTCGTCTCTTATATtatgaaatatcaataaaaaaatgctttattgGCACAATAgtctgttaaaaattaaaatgtacaTGTGGTAAAAaccacaacataaaaaaaattgtgtttctcgataaaaaagatatataaaaagaaaatgatgggTCAGAACTGAAGTGATAATAACTACTAgtggtataattttttttttttaatgtgagtgTTTGGGTTAATTTGTAtatatctcgactaatcccgcggaccttgaagttaacgactatgtaagcctccagtgatcATTATTTTAGCAACCACATGACTCGAATTTGAGaccacaagaaaaaacaaactcattaaTCTTAAGCTCTTACCACTATATATTACTTACTAAATAGTTGtggtctgattttttttcttaaaaaaaattaattattgaattgttaagtcaatttatatgtattatttttatctaaaataatattttagcttttttaattttttttaaaatcaaacttgatttaTACCTGGTCAGATCACGATCATCATGAGACAACCTAAATAAATTAATCGAATTCGATTGGttcaatattaagttaatttgaaATCCATTCCAAGTCATACTCGATGAAGTTGgtgaaaatttcaataaatatatgtGGACTTTTTCATGGCTAACAGGGAACTAGGTTGCATTGATGTAGATTGTGTTAGTGTTTCCTATAAGATAAATCTCTAAcgtttatgtttatgtttagaTATTTTACTAGTTACATgtcccgcgcgatgccgcgggtcaattattttttatattttaaaaatagctaAGATCTAaaaatgttaggtttttttataaagttatacccaaaagtCTCAGTTTTGGTTGCATCGCCTGATCCaagagtaatgtttataatattaataataacattaaacttgggttaacccttagcataaaagtgtttggactacaataccagatccaatagcattggacgtggctctggctgcaaggtcgtgtcataaaagtgtaataattaaatacattagtaaaaaaaaaaaccaataggaagaaaaaaactaatgaaaaaaaagaaaaaaaaatgaattaattgggttaacccttcaaaccaggttaacccgttataccttgaattcgcatcatgaaagtttgataattaaaaaaaaaacaaattaatgggttaacccagaattaacttggttaactcgtcaaaccaggttaacctgtcaaacctggaatccgtgtaatgaaagtttgataactaaatagaaaaaaatttaacattaacaatttaaattaaacaaaaaaaattaattaaaaaaaaaaggcatcagccttttcactgtgcagtccacagtcaaaggcataaaaaaaaaaaaaaaaaactaaaggcatcagccaaaaactactttaaaaaaaaaatttaatattaataaactaaattaattaaataaaattaattaaaaagaaaaaataaaagaaaaaaaacctctaagaagaaaaaaatactaaatagaatgaaatttaacattaacaaactaaacgaaacgaaaaaaataattaaaaaaaaattcaggttaactcgtttaatccgtgtcatgaatatCTGGTAacgaaaaattaattaaaaaagaaaaaaaaatctaggttaactcgtcaaaccatgctaacccgttaaacccaggatctgtgtcatgaaagtctgataactaaataaaaaaaaaatttaacattaacaaactaaattaaaaaaaaaacatttatgaaaataataataataaaaaattgacgggtcaacccagAATCAACTGGGTTCACctgtgaaaccaggttaacccgtgaaactcggtatatgtgtcatgaaagtctaataactaaatagaaagaaatttaacattaacaaactaaactaaacgaaaaaaattaattaaaaagaataaaaagcaaaaaaaaattatattttaacttgtcaaaccaagttaatccgttaaatccggtaaacgtgtcatgaaagtctgacaattaaataaaaaaaatattaataaactaaactaaacaaaaaaattttgttaaaaaaaagaaacaaaggaagaagcaaaaaaaaatcccaaaaaacataaaaaaaaaacagctaaaaaaactaagacaacttaaaaaaaaaatgcctaaaGAATCggtgttttactgtggaaataaaaaaattaattaaaaagaaaaaccagaaaagaaaaatctgagttcgataaaaaaatttaacattaattttttatttttaaaatatccattaaaaaaaacaaagaaaaaatgaagaaaaagaaaagcaaaagtaaaaaaaaaaaatctgaattattgggttaaccctcaaaccaaattaacccgtcaaaccagggattcgtgtaatgaaagtttgataactgcatagaaaaaaaaattgacgggttaacccataattaatttggttaacctatgaaaccagaaaaaaaaatctgggttaaccgGTTAAACCCGGAATgcatgttataaaagtttgagatataaaaaaatttaatattaacaaatttttttttaaaaatatccattaaacaaaaacaaagaacaaaaaacgaaaaggcaaaaagtaaaaaaaaaaaaaaacgaaaaaaaaagacagctcaattaaaaaaaaataatgaaaaaaaagacttaaaaaaaaggagcaaaaaaaaaaaaaaaaaaaagaagaagaagaagaagaagacagtagGGATCAgtgtttaaagtaaaaaaaaaaaaatctgaattaattgggttaaccctcaaaccaaattaacccgtcaaaccagggattcgtgtaatgaaagtttgataactgcatagaaaaaaaaaattgacgggttaacccataattaatttggttaacctatgaaaccagaaaaaaaaatctgggttttATGCATTATAAAAGTTTGAGTATCCATTACAAAACGAAAaggcaaaaagtaaaaaaaaaaaaaaaacgaaaaaaaaagacagctcatttaaaaaaagaataatgaaaaaagacttaaaaaaaggagcaaaaaaaaaaaaaaaaaaaagaagaagaagaagaagacagtagggatcagtgttttactgtggactgcatgTGTTTTActatggactgcactgtgcagtccacagtaaaacactgatctcttttatatataataataatttattgaattgtgtTGTAAAATTTATTCCGTGCAGGGAGTACTCAAATAATGTAGAAAAATCACACCGGtcgtagaaaaaaataataataataaaccaaAAGCGTCGAGGTCTTCCTGCACTTGCCTGAGCTGCGTCTAAGGTAGCACCCAGTTCACCCAGGCTCGACCCAGGCGACCTAGGCCTTCCGGCTcgagactcttttttttttaaccaatggTGCCAGGAACACCCTTGAGTTATAATTTTTTCGAATCAGTCAATAAAGTCAGTTTAACAACGATAATCAGTGGATGTGTGAAatctaaatggaaaaaaaaataataataaaaaaaggagggCATCGAGTAGGTACTTCCGTAATTCTAACAAAATCAGGATAAAATGGGATAAAAAGTGGTGGGACAGTCATTCGGTGTGCGTGGAACGAAGAAagtaaaataaagagagaagaagcATGACCTCAGCCGTTGATTTTCCTCTTGCcaggaagaaaaaaagcttTGGTTCAAAAAAGTTTTCGGGTTTGGTCTTCTTGACCAGCGACCAGAACAGGCCTGCGTTCACACTGAACACACGTGGAAGACTGGCCCAACTAAACATTCCCCTTCGTGGAGGGAATCATGCACTCAAACATGATGACCTGTCCCTTTTATTCTAATGCCCTCTACTGTTTTGATGAGGAAATCCATAAACCTAAGAGCCTATTCACTACTTTCACGTTTTTAGTTTTGGCTTTTGGCTCGACAGGGGCTGTGAAGTCTGTCTCTGGTAGTGGTAGTGGGTGAGAcattttcttgtaaaataatctttaaaacttttaaaaaattaatagtcgCTTTTATTATggtaaaaacttattttttttttttaaaagaccacCTTACACTACGCTAGGAAATATAAAGCCGCTGTGgataacaaataaaacttatcAGGGCCACCCATCTAGTTCTTGAGCTATCCTTCTAGTTTCCTAAAAATTCCTATTTTACTCCAAACCATTAAATAACCTACTTTTTGAATCTTATTTTTGAGGttcttaaaaactatttttattagagATTACAACATTTATCAGGGTTtgagagtaaaaaatatatataaaataggaacaaaattgttttttttttttttgttgatttactTGCCAGTGAAAAttgaaagcatttttaaaactataagagtaaaattagaaaattcaaactaaaataGTAGAAATGAAATATGGATGAATTCATATATAGAAAAGCATAGTTTAGAACAACTATTGTTAGTAAAACAGCAAGAAAGAATATCAATATTTTCTACATCAAAAGCTGAACCCCGGCAGTGACCACCAACCGAATCCAGGTACCAAAGATTAAAACATCAAgggtgttgttgttgttgttctttttAACATTACATGATATTTGGGTTTATGAGATTGtgatttatagtgttttttaatatatttttttatttaaaattatattaaatatatatttttaaaattttaatattaaaacattaatttttttttttttaaatcatggatttattttgacaatgtagagatgattattttataaagtgttttttatttaaaaatacattaaaacaatattatttttttaaaaaatttcataacccgtaaaaaaaaatataaaaatattaatttcaaataaaaaaaatttaattcttacaaaaataaacaggtaTTTAGAATGTGTTTCTACAAACTTCTGTTTTACTTTTAGTAATGAAGCCgctgctaaaaataaaaaatatatagtaaaaacataatttttatattttgtgctGTAAAAAATcgtaataaatacaaaaacagaAGCTAGGAGAAACActcttattaatgttttttcaagtaaaaacacGTTTGAAAAGATTTGCTGCCAAACACCCCGGAGGACAAAGGTGTGTGCGGCCGTGCGGGGTTGGAAATAATTACACTACactgcaaacaaaaaaaaattcaatcgaTTATAAAATGGGCCAGTTCAGTTTCTGACGTGTAGAAAGCCCAGTGGCTAACCAAGGAAAGAGCATCATAAACACTGCAGAGAAGTGAGCTGAgcgaaaaagagagagagacacaGGGTGTGTGTGTGGGTGTTGGTATCGGTGTGGGTGTTGGTGGTGGCCGAGTCCGCCGTGGCATGGAAGAAGAGCTGGCCATGCTTAGGCAATTCATTGGTCAGCTTCAAGACCTTTTGAATCTCTACGGCTCTCCTCTTCCTCCTTTTGATTCTCTTCAACCCTTTCACTTTCAtaaccaacaacaacaaaatcacaaCAACGGCAACAACGGCAACAACAACAGGTCTCTCTTTAGATCTCTTTCATTTCTCGATTCTTATTTCTTCCTCTCTACCCGCTCCGTTTTCACTGTGACCTCACATTTCGTacttattttcaaaattcactTCATTTGTTACTTAGGTTTCCtgcttcctttttattttctctgttttaaggttactttattaataataatatttatcattaggttttttttatcaaattttatgtgTTGCGAGTTTGGTAAGTTAAAGTTACTTTTCCAGGATTTCTCTTTTTGCCGTGTTTTTCTACgcaatgtgatttttttttctttttggaaatttGACTCTAACGTTGTCTTGTTTCgttttttaaaaacttcttACCATGTTTTCGATAACtaaggatatttatttttttttttaaaaaaaatctcttctcTTAGGCTGTCCGATTGTTTAATTTTGGTACAGCCAGTCCCAAGCTCTCGCAGTTATTTTCCTTCtgaggtttttatttttctattcatttttaCTGTTTGCTGTTTTAGGAAAGTTTTTAAATCTGTTGTTTGAGAAAATAGAAACGATTCTTTCTTATGTGATATTTATAGTATTCATTCATTGAGCTGTGGTGGATTACAAATATAGGAGGATCTCAGGTATTGAGTCTTTCACTAGATTCTCTATGGGTCTGGAAATCATTCATAAATTGTGCCTTTTTTTGGGATCGGTTTAAGAATTTAGCCTAATCACCCCACATGTTCATGTTTCTCCTACGAAAACGATATGATGGAAGAATTTTGTTTcccttttatttgtttaaaatatgtGTCTGGATATGATTGCAAACGAGGTCCTGTTATAGGTAACAGTCACAGAAAACTTTGTTTCCCTTTTGCTGCtaagaattttcttcttcctcttacTCGCTGCATGTGAAGAGATGTTTGGATTTTCCATATTTACTCTTGGGATTGGATTGTGACATGTTCATTTTGGTTTGGTATTTGTGTAACAAAGTCATTAAAGCTGAGATGATAGGATCTGAAATATGGATGCTTGCCCCAGGAGAGTAGCATCTCCTGCATCAATTGATTAAAAGTGCTTTTGCCATCCTGTTGCACGTTTAGGATTTGCACTGAACATGCACATGTTGGTTATGTGGAAGTGATTCTTGGGAGCTGAGATTCATTGCTTGTGAGGATctgtgttattattattacatgttGGGATTGGGGTTAGCAATTTTCCTGGTGCTATGGCAACAGCATTGGTCTTGCAACCACCAGGGATCAGTGTCTAAAGAGCAGCCAGATCATGCTAAAATTCTCAAATTTTTGCTGTACAAGCTCCTAATCTGGGTAGAGTTCGAAACATATCTGATTGACGGCCTTTTCTTTCTGGCCTGCAGTGAAAGGCATCGAGTTTCAGGACAGTAATGCCTTCCCAAAGGAAATCCTGATTAATCTAATTTGCTTTCCTTTGTGCAAACAAATGACAATATTACTTGTACTATCATGTCAATACATGTTAGCCATATCACTGTCAGTATTCTGACTTCCTGGGTTGATATTGTCGTTGACAAGGTAAGCTTATATGATGTTGTTTAGATCTGGCTGGTGTATACCACAGCCACGGTTGAAGGCCAGGAGAGGAGTTGAGTGTAGCATAAGGCTGAAAGTAGGGAAATTGATTTGAGATAAGCCGAGGATCTTGCAGATAATAGCTGGCTGAGATTATTAGTCTAAATCCATTTTAATCTTCTTTGGACTCCTCTGGCCTGTAACTTCTGGGATGCTACTAAAGTACTAATGAAATTTGTAAACTGGCCGGTTTAGAAGGTTTAGTTTCTAATCTCTAGCCACATTTTAAAAGGTTTAGTTTCTAATTTCTAGCACCATCTTCATTAGTTCTTAATGCTTGAAcctggttttttatttatgggaGGGGAGGGGGGTGCTGCCAAGCAGGTCACAACAACTGCATATAATCCATTTCGATGTGTGTGATTTTTCCTgttcttttccttccttttattttttgtaaaatttgttgaTTCAcacctgttttttatttttttgtttctttagcCAGTTAAGAATTGATCCAGTGAATTCATGTTGGGATCTTCCTTGTAATAATCATGGGATATGCTAGATTTTCGTGCAAACTCTTCTTCTATTGTTTTCCCTAGTTGATCCTCATACCATCCTCATGATATTTCTTATGTTGCTTGTCCCCATCATTTTTAGTTGATGCTTCGTTGAAATTTCCTTTTCCTATGTTCCATTCCTCTTATATTTCCTACATAAGTCTCCATATGATTAGTATCTTTCCTCGTAAATAACAGTGGCAGGAATGTTCCTACCTTGCATTGTCATGTGGAATCAACTTCCTTTCCCTCACCAATAGCTTCCTTctgtatatttttgttattgtctgATGTTTTCATATAATGATGTCATCAGCCAGTAATGCTTATACTCTTGAATGTTGCTAACTTATGCTGCTTGTTGATATGCATGCAACGAGAGCAATATCTACAGTatgcatatatattatatgcagCACCTTGGTTAGATAGTATATATGCATGCAATGCCAACCTCTGCtgtctaaaacaaaaaaaagtaaccatGCCTAAAAACTTCctgaagaaatgaaaatatagaaatataCATATGTATGCTTTGGATTCTCTTTTACCTGTTAATGAGATATATATAGTGGTTGTTTATTTGGTTGATACTCTTCAAGTTTACCCCTGTGCTCTAACTTGTTTGGTCAACATGGATAGCAGAAAGTGAAGAAATCTCTgggtgaaattataaaataatgtgCTTGGTGTTTATTTTGGAACTTCTTGAGTTAGAGAGATCAAGATCTCGAAGCAGTGTTGTGTCTAAATCTGTTACCTCAACCATCTTTTAGgtatttgaaacataaaaatctgCAACTTTCATCTGGACTAAACTCACAGGCTTTAGTTTGAACATGATTATCTTTGTAGGTTATTTGAAATTTGCTTTACAGGTATTCTATCTATTGCATGTTTAAGCCCCATTTGTATTTTCAGCCTCTCCGTGCTTATATTTTGTTCGAACCTGACATCTGTTTATATTTTGGTAATGATTTTTATGCTGAATTATTTTGGGCGTGTGCATTAGTAGCACCTGGTACTCTGTTCACTGAATATGAATTTCGTAGCTCATTTACAGATGGTGCTTCCTCAATCTTGATGATGGCTCAGCAGATGATTACTGTAGTCTTGTGATGGCGGCTGGAAAATCTGGAAGTTTCAAGATGCTGGAACCGTGCAAGCCTCCACCCTCCAAGAAACCTCGCAAGGAGCGGAATCGAGGAAAATCACTGGGAACTACCAGTTCAACTGAGGTTATGCAACAAGAAATTTGGAAAGAATTCCCTGAAGATCTGTTTGAAGCTGTTATTGCTAGACTTCCAATCACTACATTTTTCCGCTTCCGCTCAGTTTGTCAAAAATGGAACTCCTTCCTTGACTCTCAAAGTTTCTCTCAGCATTGTGCCCAAGTTCCACAATCCAACCCCTGGTTTTACACCATCGCTCATGAAAATGTGAATTCTGGAGCCATGTATGACCCTTCTTTGAAGAAATGGCATCACCCAACCATATCTTATCTGCCCACAAAGACAATAGTCTTGCCAGTTGCTTCAGCAGGAGGTCTTGTGTGCTTTCTTGATATCGGTCACAGGAACTTCTATGTCTGCAACCCTCTGACTCAATCTTTTAGAGAGCTGCCACCGAGGTCAGTGAAGGTCTGGTCCCGTGTCGCTGTGGGCATGACTTTGAACAGCAATGCAGCCAGTGGGGGCTACAAGATCTTGTGGGTGTGCTGTGATGGAGAGCATGAAGTTTACGACTCGCTGAAGAATTCTTGGACCCGACCAGGAAGCATGCCCTCTTGCATAAAGCTACCCCTATCACTGAACTTCCGGTCACAAGCAGTTTCCCTCGGAGGCACGCTTTATTTCATGCGCTCGGATCCGGAAGGGATTGTGTCCTACAATATGGTAACTGGGGTTTGGAAGCAATCCATTATACCAGCCCCGCACCATCTGAGTGACCACACGCTTGCACAGTGTGAGGGGCGGATCATACTTGTTGGCTTGCTAACGAAGAATGCAGCCACTTGCGTGTGCATATGGGAGCTGCAGAAGATGACACTCTTGTGGAAGGAGGTTGACAGAATGCCAAACATATGGTGCTTAGATTTCTATGGAAAGCACGTTAGGATGACTTGCCTGGGCAACTCAGGTTTACTCATGCTGTCATTAAGATCAAGACAAATGAACAGACTAGTTACTTACAATGTGGTCAGCAGGGAATGGCTCAAGGTTCCTGGTTGTTTGGTGCCACGTGGGAGAAAGCGGCAATGGATTGCATGTGGCACTGCCTTCAACCCGTGCTTGACTGCTACAGCCTAGCCTCTTTGCTTGTCGTGGCAGCACTTGCATGTTGAAGGGGAATTGGATTTTATGGCTGCAagctttttgttattgttttaatgaAGTAGATGATACCTGAGAGGTGTATCAATGACATCTTTTCATGTACAAACATGTTGACAAATAACTTCGAATTGAAAAGACTATCGTTTAAAATTGAATTCCGCTGGTTCAGATTTCCATTTCGATTTAAAGTAacgtgtttgttttttgaactaattttttaaatttttatgtttttttattattaaaaaagttggttaataaaaaatattttttgataaaaaaaatttagtttgatttaaaaaaaaaaattttttttattttgaacgaaaaatatactttatgaaaattataaaaaaatttaaaaatattatattatttactgattatatcaaatttaatctttaaattttttattaatatatatatatatatatatatatatattttaaatattttttttgaattttattttttagaatttaatttttatactaattttggtttttatttttataattattatttgtttttttttttgtttttcttaattaaaattttttatttatcaaatttgttactcattcttttgattgttatttatttatttgaaataatttatgaaattattattattattattttaattttttttatatttttttatttttagatttgatttctattattttaattattatttattttatttgagataatttataaaattatatttatttttaattttattttcatttaatattttaatttgtaagatttgttactcattattttaataaacttgaaaaaaataaaatattaataagttatttttcaacttaatttccatatgacataaccaaatactgtaaagtgttttttaacttattttttattacactaccaaacattgaaaaataatttatttttttaaaatttattttctaaaaaaaaaatttttttcgGCAAACAAACATCATACAAAAAATGAGTAGTTCTTCTCCAATCCCAAGCTAATAATGATAGTTTATGCTGAGAATTGCCATCTGATTAATTTCTATGGAGTAACATTTGCATGAGCTATTTGTCTGCACGATGCAGACAGAGTGAGAGAAGTAATTGAAGCTTTTCACGAGCAAGAAATGCCATTGAAATGCCTGATGGGAGCTTAATTTCCTGCAAATGACCTGCCATCTAATGTGATGTGCCTGGAGGATTATTTTAGAGCTAGCAGAAGCATAGCTAATTTACATAGCCTGTCGTATTATCAGTTTTCACCTCAAGAATTACATTGAAGATGCTACAAGGTTTTTGAGGCACAAAGCAACTACCGTAAGAAAGGTGTTTAAAAGTGAGCCTACTAAAAAGCCAATTACCGTAAGAAAGGTGTTTAAAAGCGTGCCTATAGTatagtttatcttaatttttaaattaatatattttttatattttta
This genomic interval from Populus alba chromosome 1, ASM523922v2, whole genome shotgun sequence contains the following:
- the LOC118060948 gene encoding F-box only protein 6 isoform X1; the protein is MEEELAMLRQFIGQLQDLLNLYGSPLPPFDSLQPFHFHNQQQQNHNNGNNGNNNRWCFLNLDDGSADDYCSLVMAAGKSGSFKMLEPCKPPPSKKPRKERNRGKSLGTTSSTEVMQQEIWKEFPEDLFEAVIARLPITTFFRFRSVCQKWNSFLDSQSFSQHCAQVPQSNPWFYTIAHENVNSGAMYDPSLKKWHHPTISYLPTKTIVLPVASAGGLVCFLDIGHRNFYVCNPLTQSFRELPPRSVKVWSRVAVGMTLNSNAASGGYKILWVCCDGEHEVYDSLKNSWTRPGSMPSCIKLPLSLNFRSQAVSLGGTLYFMRSDPEGIVSYNMVTGVWKQSIIPAPHHLSDHTLAQCEGRIILVGLLTKNAATCVCIWELQKMTLLWKEVDRMPNIWCLDFYGKHVRMTCLGNSGLLMLSLRSRQMNRLVTYNVVSREWLKVPGCLVPRGRKRQWIACGTAFNPCLTATA
- the LOC118060948 gene encoding F-box only protein 6 isoform X2, whose product is MAAGKSGSFKMLEPCKPPPSKKPRKERNRGKSLGTTSSTEVMQQEIWKEFPEDLFEAVIARLPITTFFRFRSVCQKWNSFLDSQSFSQHCAQVPQSNPWFYTIAHENVNSGAMYDPSLKKWHHPTISYLPTKTIVLPVASAGGLVCFLDIGHRNFYVCNPLTQSFRELPPRSVKVWSRVAVGMTLNSNAASGGYKILWVCCDGEHEVYDSLKNSWTRPGSMPSCIKLPLSLNFRSQAVSLGGTLYFMRSDPEGIVSYNMVTGVWKQSIIPAPHHLSDHTLAQCEGRIILVGLLTKNAATCVCIWELQKMTLLWKEVDRMPNIWCLDFYGKHVRMTCLGNSGLLMLSLRSRQMNRLVTYNVVSREWLKVPGCLVPRGRKRQWIACGTAFNPCLTATA